One genomic window of Plasmodium coatneyi strain Hackeri chromosome 12, complete sequence includes the following:
- a CDS encoding Branched-chain alpha keto-acid dehydrogenase → MRNLVQKYLCRRSCFPRFCTKRNICTLSQKRNFSAYQIYTDGLIHSEFSTELKTTNEVNRLPIFRILDTEGNLLDGHSAPFSDEEVVNLYKQMVEFSIWDEIFYGIQRQGRISFYIVNDGEEGIQFGLGKVLTPDDHLYCQYRETGILLSRGFDYPDIINQLFGNKYDEGKGRQMCICYTSKKLNIHTITTPLASQLSHAAGCGYALKLKNQKAVAATFCGDGSSSEGDFYAALNFAAVRESQTMFICKNNLYAISTSIKDQYRGDGIAPRALALGIESVRVDGNDLFATYLAAKKMREICTEQSKPVFMEFMAYRYGHHSTSDDSTLYRPKEENDAWKKDGVHPISRLFLYLKNKNLYTEEDDKLHRKAVKEKVLKELKKHESIKRYNIVGGLFENVYHEEDWNLKEQRENFEEFFKQHKNCYDTSKFES, encoded by the coding sequence atgaggAACTTGGTTCAAAAGTACCTCTGCAGGAGGAGCTGCTTCCCCCGTTTCTGCACCAAGAGGAACATTTGCACCCTAAGTCAGAAGAGAAATTTCTCTGCATATCAAATATACACGGACGGGCTCATCCACTCGGAATTCTCAACCGAATTAAAAACGACAAATGAAGTGAACAGACTTCCTATTTTCCGCATACTAGATACGGAAGGGAATTTATTAGACGGTCATAGTGCTCCCTTTAGCGATGAAGAAGTAGTGAACCTATACAAACAGATGGTTGAGTTTTCAATATGggatgaaatattttatggCATTCAAAGACAAGGCagaatttctttttacattGTAAATGATGGAGAAGAGGGGATCCAGTTTGGGTTGGGAAAAGTTCTCACCCCAGATGACCACCTATACTGTCAATACAGAGAAACAGGCATTTTACTGTCCAGGGGATTTGATTACCCTGACATTATTAACCAACTATTTGGGAACAAATAtgatgaagggaaaggaagacaAATGTGTATTTGCTACACTAGTAAGAAATTAAACATACACACCATTACAACTCCTTTAGCATCCCAATTATCTCATGCTGCCGGTTGTGGTTATGCCTTGAAATTGAAAAATCAGAAAGCTGTTGCTGCTACGTTTTGTGGGGATGGTTCTTCATCGGAAGGAGATTTCTATGCCGCTCTAAATTTTGCAGCCGTAAGAGAATCCCAAACCATGtttatttgcaaaaataatcTCTATGCTATATCTACTTCTATAAAAGATCAGTACAGAGGTGATGGTATAGCTCCTCGAGCACTAGCTTTAGGTATAGAATCCGTTAGGGTTGATGGAAATGATTTATTCGCTACCTATTtagctgcaaaaaaaatgagagaaatTTGCACTGAACAGTCTAAACCTGTCTTTATGGAATTTATGGCCTACAGATATGGCCACCATAGTACCTCAGATGATTCCACGCTTTACAGaccaaaggaagaaaatgatgcTTGGAAAAAGGATGGGGTCCATCCAATAAGCAGACTATTCCTTTActtaaagaataaaaatttgtacacagAGGAGGATGACAAACTGCACAGAAAAGCCGTCAAAGAAAAAGTTCTCAAGGAATTGAAGAAACATGAAAGCATTAAGAGGTACAATATTGTAGGTGGCCTCTTTGAAAATGTGTACCACGAGGAGGACTGGAATTTAAAGGAGCAAAGGGAAAACTTTGAGGAGTTTTTCAAGCAACATAAAAACTGCTACGACACGTCCAAGTTTGAAAGTTAG